In one window of Bacteroidales bacterium DNA:
- the ruvX gene encoding Holliday junction resolvase RuvX, whose translation MGRILAIDYGRKRVGVAVTDTNKSIAFGLTTVPTHKIFDFINEYLNKEIVDCIIIGYPKQLNNKPSEAIIYINPFIKKLKKIYPDILIELEDERFTSKMAVQTMIDSGLKKKDRQNKALVDEISATIILQSYLERQNILNKCN comes from the coding sequence ATGGGTAGAATACTTGCTATTGATTATGGAAGAAAACGGGTTGGTGTAGCTGTAACTGATACTAATAAAAGTATCGCCTTCGGATTAACAACTGTTCCAACGCATAAAATATTTGATTTTATTAATGAATATTTAAACAAAGAAATTGTTGATTGTATAATTATTGGATACCCAAAACAATTAAATAATAAACCATCAGAAGCTATTATATATATTAATCCGTTTATAAAAAAATTAAAAAAAATATACCCTGATATTTTAATTGAACTTGAAGATGAACGATTTACATCAAAAATGGCTGTACAAACAATGATTGATAGCGGACTAAAAAAGAAAGACAGACAAAATAAAGCACTTGTTGATGAAATTAGTGCTACTATTATTCTTCAATCATATTTAGAAAGACAAAATATATTAAATAAATGTAACTAA
- the der gene encoding ribosome biogenesis GTPase Der, translating into MGNIVAIVGRPNVGKSTLFNRLTETKKAIVDETSGVTRDRHYGKVFWNGHEFSVIDTGGYVTNSDDIYEEEIRKQVLLAIEESNCILFVVDVMSGITDLDETIAKIFRKSNKKVFLVVNKVDNNERIFDADEFYRLGLGELFKISSINGSGTGDMLDEVVNSFENIYEEEEIDIPRFSIVGRPNVGKSSLINALVGKERNIVTPIPGTTRDTINTRYQKYDYDFFLVDTAGLRKKGKVSENVEFYSVMRSIRAIENSDVCLLLIDATRGVESQDVNIFSLIQKNRKGIVVLVNKWDIIEKDEKSTEKIIKTIKEKFAPYQDVPIIFTSAITKQRIYKALETAIKVFENRKQKISTSKLNDFLLKVIEEYQPPSVKGKFIKIKYVTQLPTHAPTFAFYCNLPQYVKESYKRYLENKIREKFDFTGVPIQIFFRKK; encoded by the coding sequence ATGGGAAATATTGTTGCAATAGTGGGCAGACCTAATGTAGGAAAATCAACACTTTTTAATCGTTTAACCGAAACTAAAAAGGCTATTGTTGACGAAACAAGTGGGGTAACAAGAGATAGGCATTATGGTAAAGTGTTCTGGAATGGTCATGAATTTTCAGTTATTGATACTGGCGGATATGTAACTAATTCGGATGATATTTATGAAGAAGAAATAAGAAAACAAGTTCTTCTTGCAATAGAAGAATCAAATTGTATTCTTTTTGTTGTAGATGTAATGAGTGGAATAACTGATTTGGATGAAACAATAGCAAAGATATTCAGAAAAAGCAATAAAAAAGTATTTTTAGTTGTAAATAAAGTTGATAATAATGAAAGAATATTTGATGCAGATGAATTTTACAGACTTGGTTTAGGTGAATTATTTAAAATATCATCAATCAACGGAAGTGGAACAGGCGACATGTTGGATGAAGTTGTAAATTCATTTGAAAACATATATGAAGAAGAAGAGATTGACATTCCACGATTTTCAATTGTTGGTCGCCCTAATGTAGGAAAATCGTCTTTAATAAATGCCTTAGTCGGAAAAGAAAGGAATATAGTAACTCCAATTCCAGGAACAACAAGAGATACAATAAACACAAGATATCAAAAATATGATTATGATTTTTTTCTCGTTGATACTGCAGGTTTAAGAAAAAAAGGTAAGGTATCTGAAAATGTTGAATTCTATTCGGTAATGAGATCAATTCGTGCAATTGAAAATTCAGATGTTTGTTTATTGCTAATTGATGCGACAAGAGGTGTTGAAAGTCAGGATGTAAATATATTTTCACTTATTCAAAAAAATCGAAAAGGAATTGTTGTATTAGTAAATAAATGGGACATAATTGAAAAAGACGAAAAATCAACTGAAAAAATCATTAAAACAATAAAAGAAAAATTTGCTCCTTATCAAGATGTACCAATAATTTTTACTTCTGCTATTACCAAACAAAGAATTTATAAAGCACTTGAAACAGCTATAAAAGTTTTTGAAAACAGGAAACAAAAAATCTCCACTTCAAAACTTAATGATTTTTTATTAAAAGTAATCGAGGAATATCAACCGCCATCAGTAAAAGGAAAGTTTATTAAAATTAAATATGTTACACAATTACCAACACATGCTCCAACATTTGCATTTTATTGTAACTTGCCACAATATGTAAAAGAATCGTATAAAAGATACCTGGAAAATAAAATTAGAGAAAAATTTGATTTTACAGGTGTTCCAATACAAATATTTTTTAGGAAAAAATAA